A genomic segment from Ramlibacter agri encodes:
- a CDS encoding RcnB family protein — MQSKKIVCLVAAAAMGFGSLSFAQGHDRDNRDRDNHDRGRQDQRHDDRHDQGRDRNDHYYYGARGPEWHRGGHVPAQYRDRQYVVDNWHAHHLAPPPRGYHWVQVGNDYVLAAIATGIIAQLILGNS, encoded by the coding sequence ATGCAATCCAAGAAGATCGTCTGCCTGGTGGCCGCCGCCGCCATGGGCTTCGGTTCCCTGAGCTTCGCGCAGGGCCACGACCGCGACAACCGCGACCGCGACAACCATGACCGCGGCCGCCAGGACCAGCGCCACGATGACCGCCACGACCAGGGGCGCGACCGCAACGACCACTACTACTACGGCGCCCGCGGCCCCGAGTGGCACCGCGGCGGCCACGTGCCGGCGCAGTACCGCGACCGCCAGTACGTCGTGGACAACTGGCACGCCCACCACCTGGCCCCGCCGCCCCGCGGCTACCACTGGGTGCAGGTCGGCAACGACTACGTGCTGGCGGCCATCGCCACCGGCATCATCGCGCAGTTGATCCTGGGCAATTCGTAA
- a CDS encoding GNAT family N-acetyltransferase produces MPEFTLRRATAADADVLAAFNIAMAHETEGKRLLPAVIGAGVRRMLAEPALGFYLVAQAQGEVVGGLMVTTELSDWRNGRFWWIQSVYVQPAWRRRGVFRALYAHLGELATREPDVCGFRLYVERENANAQATYRSLGMEGTDYLLFEQLKAGVVYLEGQAVKG; encoded by the coding sequence ATGCCCGAATTCACCCTCCGCCGCGCCACCGCGGCCGATGCCGATGTGCTTGCTGCCTTCAACATCGCGATGGCGCACGAAACCGAAGGCAAGCGCCTGCTTCCCGCCGTCATCGGCGCCGGCGTGCGGCGCATGCTGGCCGAGCCGGCGCTGGGCTTCTATCTCGTGGCGCAAGCGCAGGGCGAGGTGGTCGGCGGCCTGATGGTCACCACCGAATTGAGCGACTGGCGCAACGGCCGCTTCTGGTGGATCCAGAGCGTGTACGTGCAGCCGGCCTGGCGCCGCCGCGGCGTGTTCCGCGCGCTGTATGCGCACCTGGGCGAGCTGGCCACGCGCGAGCCGGACGTCTGCGGCTTCCGCCTGTACGTGGAGCGCGAGAACGCGAACGCGCAGGCCACCTACCGCTCGCTGGGCATGGAAGGCACGGACTACCTGCTGTTCGAACAGCTGAAGGCCGGCGTGGTCTACCTGGAAGGGCAGGCCGTCAAAGGATGA
- a CDS encoding GNAT family N-acetyltransferase, whose translation MQDVDVLAAAAGLRLRPFAGAEDFPRMVVAANACFAADGLDIIRTVEDMARDYAALRDSDPARDVVMAERGGELVGYARSMHWTQPDGVMLFGQLGFVPPAQRRSGIGRALLAWLEQRQRTVAAAHPRASGFAHHSFVTQGETARAQLLRRAGYAPVRQFLAMVRPDLEAIPDFPLPPGLEVRAVQPEHHRAIWDAHMEALRGVWGFRGPMPGDYETWLTLPTFQPHLWQIAWDTQTGEVAGQVKTFIDAEYNRKFGRQRGWTEFISVGERWRRRGLARALVVRALRAQRDAGMRDSELGVDSENADGASRIYADCGFREVKRNTAYRKPFIL comes from the coding sequence ATGCAAGACGTCGATGTTCTCGCAGCCGCCGCCGGCCTGCGGCTGCGTCCCTTTGCCGGCGCGGAGGACTTCCCGCGCATGGTCGTGGCCGCCAACGCCTGCTTCGCCGCCGACGGCCTGGACATCATCCGCACCGTGGAGGACATGGCCCGCGACTACGCGGCGCTGCGGGACAGCGACCCGGCGCGCGACGTCGTGATGGCCGAACGCGGCGGCGAGCTCGTGGGCTATGCGCGCAGCATGCACTGGACGCAGCCGGATGGCGTGATGCTGTTCGGCCAGCTCGGTTTCGTGCCGCCGGCGCAGCGCCGCAGCGGCATCGGCCGGGCGCTGCTCGCCTGGCTGGAGCAGCGCCAGCGCACAGTGGCGGCCGCGCATCCGCGGGCGAGCGGCTTCGCGCACCACTCCTTCGTGACGCAGGGCGAAACTGCGCGCGCGCAGTTGCTGCGCCGGGCCGGCTATGCACCGGTGCGCCAGTTCCTGGCGATGGTGCGGCCCGACCTGGAAGCCATCCCCGATTTCCCGCTGCCACCGGGCCTGGAAGTGCGCGCCGTGCAGCCGGAGCACCACCGCGCGATCTGGGACGCCCACATGGAGGCGCTGCGCGGCGTGTGGGGCTTCCGCGGGCCGATGCCGGGCGACTACGAGACCTGGCTCACCTTGCCCACCTTCCAGCCGCACCTGTGGCAAATCGCCTGGGACACGCAGACCGGCGAAGTGGCGGGCCAGGTCAAGACCTTCATCGACGCCGAGTACAACCGCAAGTTCGGCCGCCAGCGCGGCTGGACCGAGTTCATCAGCGTGGGCGAACGCTGGCGGCGCCGCGGCCTGGCGCGGGCGCTGGTCGTGCGCGCGCTGCGGGCGCAGCGCGACGCCGGCATGCGCGATTCGGAGCTGGGCGTGGACAGCGAGAACGCCGACGGCGCCAGCCGCATCTACGCCGATTGCGGCTTCCGCGAAGTGAAGCGCAACACGGCGTACCGCAAGCCCTTCATCCTTTGA
- a CDS encoding SGNH/GDSL hydrolase family protein yields the protein MRTTLLPALAASIALLLASCGGGSVDSQLDPTRIIVFGDGFADIGQAGGRYTINDGTVNNWTLTLAGEYGNALATSASGGLSYATGNARVNTLPDAAGSSGHPTVKQQVDTFLASGAPTDTDLVVLAAGTGDVIAEAQAYFSGSETQAQMLANLAQAGVDLGTQVRRLLAAGAEHIVVVGPYDLGKSAWAVQLDQASLLESASTQFNSQFLVSVADLGENVLYVDAAYYFNLVVASPTTYSLDNATGVVCTSVDSGAGIGTGISQVNSSLCTSDTLASGIDPSVYLFADRIYFTPVAQRLFGEYAYGRIRDRW from the coding sequence ATGAGAACGACTCTTCTTCCCGCGCTGGCAGCCAGCATCGCACTGCTGCTCGCTTCCTGCGGCGGCGGCAGCGTGGATTCGCAGCTGGACCCGACGCGCATCATCGTCTTCGGCGACGGCTTTGCCGACATCGGCCAGGCCGGCGGCCGCTACACCATCAACGACGGCACCGTGAACAACTGGACGCTCACGCTGGCCGGCGAATACGGCAACGCGCTGGCCACTTCCGCCAGCGGCGGCTTGTCGTACGCCACCGGCAATGCGCGCGTGAACACGCTGCCCGACGCCGCCGGCAGCAGCGGCCACCCCACGGTGAAGCAGCAGGTGGACACCTTCCTGGCTTCCGGCGCCCCCACCGACACCGACCTGGTGGTGCTGGCCGCCGGCACCGGCGACGTCATCGCGGAAGCGCAGGCCTACTTCAGCGGCAGCGAGACGCAGGCCCAGATGCTCGCCAACCTCGCGCAGGCCGGCGTCGACCTCGGCACGCAGGTACGGCGCCTGCTCGCAGCGGGCGCCGAACACATCGTCGTGGTCGGCCCCTACGACCTGGGCAAGTCGGCCTGGGCGGTGCAACTGGACCAGGCTTCGCTGCTGGAGAGCGCCAGCACCCAGTTCAACTCGCAGTTCCTGGTGTCGGTAGCCGACCTCGGGGAGAACGTGCTGTACGTCGACGCGGCCTACTACTTCAACCTGGTGGTGGCCTCGCCCACGACCTACAGCCTGGACAACGCCACCGGCGTGGTCTGCACCTCCGTCGACAGCGGCGCCGGCATCGGCACCGGCATCAGCCAGGTCAACTCCAGCCTGTGCACCAGCGACACGCTGGCCAGCGGCATCGACCCCTCGGTGTACCTCTTCGCCGACCGCATCTACTTCACGCCGGTGGCGCAGCGCCTGTTCGGCGAATACGCCTACGGCCGCATCCGCGACCGCTGGTGA
- the gspD gene encoding type II secretion system secretin GspD → MRFLKSRLAAALLLAAAPLHAAEPVTLNLVDADIAGAARTLATITHRNIVVDPRVKGTITLATDSPVPPAVAFDQFVATLRAAGYAVVDAGGLLKIVPEAEARLQAGPVAVEGGAGGSQIATQIFRLNYESAANLVPVLRPLISPNNTVNINAGSNALVITDYADNLQRLGRIIAALDVPHATGVEVIRLQHALAPDLAPVVQKLLDAAGDGAGLPAQGQQAADGLARSTVVAEPRSNALLARAANPARLALLRTLVGELDQPDAGAATGNIHVVYLRNAEAARLATVLRAALASSAGTGAAASTQAASSSPAPTSASSASSASTSSSSGSSTASTTAVQAAAQPSTGGQIQADPATNALIISAPDPQYRQLRAVIDQLDGRRAQVLVESVIVEVEADKAAEFSVQWQNLLGTKSSSVVGYVGTNYGTGGTNIISLNMTDGSTLPSTGFNFGIGKKVGDTYLLGLLARFFESTGDSNVLSTPSLLTLDNEEAKIVVGQNVPFVTGTYTTNSTSSSNPFQTVERKDVGLTLRVRPQISENGTIRMTVYQEVSSVDASTTSNSNGPTTNKRTIESTVLVEDGGIVVLGGLLQDQFAGSQEKVPGLSSVPVLGNLFRAETRSRKKTNLMVFLRPVVVRDAAQARALSLDRYDMMRAQQQGAQPVPSKLTPVEGAPVLP, encoded by the coding sequence ATGAGATTCCTGAAGTCCCGCCTGGCCGCAGCCTTGCTGCTGGCCGCCGCGCCGCTGCATGCCGCGGAGCCCGTCACGCTGAACCTGGTCGATGCCGACATCGCCGGGGCTGCCCGCACGCTGGCCACCATCACCCATCGCAACATCGTCGTCGACCCGCGCGTGAAGGGAACGATCACGCTGGCCACCGATTCGCCGGTGCCGCCCGCGGTGGCGTTCGACCAGTTCGTCGCCACCCTGCGCGCGGCCGGCTATGCCGTGGTCGATGCTGGCGGCCTGCTGAAGATCGTGCCCGAAGCAGAGGCCAGGCTGCAGGCCGGACCCGTGGCCGTGGAAGGCGGCGCCGGTGGCTCGCAGATTGCCACCCAGATCTTCCGTCTGAACTACGAGAGCGCCGCCAACCTGGTGCCGGTGCTGCGGCCGCTGATCAGCCCGAACAACACGGTGAACATCAACGCCGGCAGCAACGCGCTGGTCATCACCGACTATGCGGACAACCTGCAGCGCCTGGGCCGCATCATCGCGGCGCTGGACGTGCCGCATGCGACGGGCGTGGAGGTGATCCGGCTGCAGCATGCGCTGGCGCCGGACCTGGCGCCCGTCGTGCAGAAGCTGCTGGACGCCGCGGGCGACGGCGCGGGCCTGCCGGCGCAGGGCCAGCAGGCAGCGGACGGCCTGGCGCGCAGCACGGTGGTGGCGGAGCCGCGCAGCAATGCCTTGCTGGCGCGCGCGGCCAACCCCGCGCGGCTCGCGCTGCTGCGCACGCTGGTGGGCGAACTGGACCAGCCGGATGCCGGCGCGGCCACCGGCAACATCCACGTGGTCTACCTGCGCAATGCGGAGGCGGCGCGGCTGGCGACGGTGCTGCGGGCAGCGCTGGCGAGCAGCGCTGGAACAGGGGCGGCGGCCAGCACGCAAGCCGCGTCCTCATCGCCTGCGCCCACGTCGGCGAGCAGCGCGAGTTCGGCGAGCACGAGTTCCAGCAGCGGTTCATCCACCGCCTCGACGACCGCGGTGCAAGCCGCGGCCCAGCCGTCCACGGGCGGGCAGATCCAGGCCGACCCCGCGACCAACGCTCTCATCATCAGCGCGCCGGACCCGCAGTACCGCCAGCTGCGTGCCGTGATCGACCAGCTCGATGGCCGGCGGGCGCAGGTGCTGGTGGAGAGCGTGATCGTGGAGGTCGAGGCCGACAAGGCGGCGGAGTTCAGCGTGCAATGGCAGAACCTGCTGGGCACGAAGAGCAGCAGCGTCGTCGGTTATGTGGGGACGAACTACGGCACGGGCGGCACCAACATCATCAGCCTCAACATGACCGATGGCAGCACGCTGCCGTCGACCGGCTTCAACTTCGGCATAGGCAAGAAGGTGGGCGACACCTACCTGCTGGGGCTGCTGGCGCGCTTCTTCGAGAGCACCGGCGACTCCAACGTGCTGTCCACGCCCAGCCTGCTGACGCTGGACAACGAGGAGGCCAAGATCGTGGTGGGCCAGAACGTGCCCTTCGTCACCGGGACTTACACGACGAACAGCACTTCCAGCAGCAACCCTTTCCAGACGGTCGAACGCAAGGACGTGGGCCTGACCCTGCGCGTCAGGCCGCAGATCAGCGAGAACGGCACGATCCGCATGACGGTGTACCAGGAGGTGTCGAGCGTCGATGCCTCCACCACCAGCAACAGCAACGGCCCGACCACCAACAAGCGCACCATCGAATCGACCGTGCTGGTGGAGGACGGCGGCATCGTGGTGCTGGGCGGACTGCTGCAGGACCAGTTTGCCGGCAGCCAGGAGAAGGTGCCGGGCCTGAGTTCGGTGCCGGTGCTGGGCAACCTGTTCCGCGCCGAAACACGCAGCCGCAAGAAGACCAACCTGATGGTGTTCCTGCGGCCGGTCGTCGTGCGCGACGCCGCGCAGGCCAGGGCGCTGTCGCTGGATCGCTACGACATGATGCGGGCGCAGCAGCAGGGCGCGCAACCGGTTCCGAGCAAGCTGACGCCGGTGGAGGGGGCGCCGGTGTTGCCTTGA
- a CDS encoding VOC family protein, with amino-acid sequence MKVKRLGWMGTRTREFDRMNAFYRDVLGLDVLSVDASSGRFQLQDGTEVHVYGPLDPHHDFFAEGPVVAFEVDDFAAARARLLAAGIAFIYPEPQCAAGRIWQHFRAPDGNVYELIGDAQAIPTVSAIT; translated from the coding sequence ATGAAAGTGAAGCGCCTGGGCTGGATGGGCACGCGGACACGCGAGTTCGACCGGATGAACGCGTTCTACCGCGACGTCCTCGGCCTGGACGTCCTGTCCGTCGATGCTTCCTCCGGCCGGTTCCAGTTGCAGGACGGGACCGAAGTCCATGTCTACGGCCCCCTGGACCCGCATCACGACTTCTTCGCCGAGGGGCCCGTCGTCGCCTTCGAGGTCGACGACTTCGCCGCTGCCCGCGCTCGCTTGCTCGCCGCGGGCATCGCGTTCATCTACCCGGAGCCGCAGTGCGCGGCCGGCAGGATCTGGCAGCACTTCCGGGCCCCGGACGGGAACGTCTACGAGCTCATAGGGGACGCTCAGGCGATCCCCACCGTCAGCGCGATCACATAG